A region of the Culex quinquefasciatus strain JHB chromosome 1, VPISU_Cqui_1.0_pri_paternal, whole genome shotgun sequence genome:
AGTGGCACCAAAACGATCATCCTGGAGTTTATCGATCTATGAGCGGGGTTGACTCATGAAGAGCAGATAAAGCTGTCCACCGCGGATTAACATCAAGCTGGATCTGTAGAGCATAGCAATCCTTGATCAATGTGGAGACGGTAGTTACGTGAAAAACGAAATAAAGTGTCATTCCAATTCTGTACAACGAACTGAAGCGACGTCCTTGCCTCCAAGAAGTTACGGAATGGAAGCAGGCCTAGATATCAAACCTcatcaaaatacaaaaagccAAACCGATCGAAGGCAAACCGAAACCAATATTCGATCGCGATAAACGAAACATCCCTCGCGGATCACAATCCAGCTGGATCTGTAGAACATAGCAATCCTTGATCAATGAAGAAACGGAAGttactcgaaaaacgaaatataGTGTCATTCCAATTCTGTACAACGAACTGAAGCGACGTCCTTGCCTCCAAGAAGTTACGGAATGGAAGCAGTTTAGATATCAAACCTTATTAACATGCAAAAAGCCAAACCGATCGAAGGCAAACCGAAACCAATATTCGATCGCGATAAACGAAACATCCCTCGCGGATCACAATCCAGCTGGATCTGTAGAACATAGCAATCCTTGATCAATGAAGAAACGGAAGttactcgaaaaacgaaatacAGTGTCATTCCAATTCTGTACAACGAACCGAAGCGACGTCCTTGCCTCCAAGAAGATACGGAATGGAAGCAGTTTAGATATCAAACCTTATTAACATGCAAAAAGCCAAACCGATCGAAGGCAAACCTCAACCAACATTCGATCGCGTTAAACGAAACATCCCCCGCGGATCACAATCTTGCTGGATCTGTAGAGCATAGCAATCCTTGATCAAGGAAGAAACGGAAGttactcgaaaaacgaaataaaGTGTCATTCCTATTCTTTAAAACGAACTGAAGCGACGTCCTTGCCTACAAGAGGTTACGGGACGGAAGCAGCCTAGATATCAAACCTCAGCAACATACAAAAAGCCAAACCGATCGAAGGCAAACCTCAACCAATATTCGATCGAGTTAAACGGACTCTGGAACATCCACCTCGGATCAACATCAAGCTGAATCTGTAGAGCAAAGCAATCCTTGATCAATTTGGAAACGGCGGTTAAGTGAAAAACGAAATAAAGTGTCATTCCAATTCTGTACAACGAACTGAAACGACGTCCTTGCCTCCAAGAGGTTACGGGATGGAAACAGCCTAGATACCAAACCTTATCAACATGCAAAAACCAAACCGATCGAGTTATATGGACTCCAGAACATCCACCGCGGATCACAATCTAGCTGGATCTGTAGAGCATAGCAATCATTGATCAATTTAGAAACGGTAGTTACGTGAAAAACGAAATAAAGTGTCATTCCAATTCTGTACATAGAACTGAACGCACGTCCTTGCCTCAAAGAGATCACGGGACGGAATTGTTGTCAACAATGGTCCAGACACAACCAATATTCGATCGAGTTAAACGGACTCTACAGAATAGCCGTCAAAGATTGGTAAGCGTTCGGAAAGAAAGCTTGCCAAAATCATTCCTCATGCCAAATGGGATAGCTCTCACGTAGCTGTACAAGCTGCCACGTGTCTAGCGCAAAAATTGGAGCATCGCCTAAATTACCTGTCTGCACTAATGACGCTCCGTTCCGGCACACGGCACACAGCAAAGCAAAAAAGAAGAGAGAGAGTGACATTGCAGTGCAGGTGTCACCTCCGGCAGAGACAAAACCTGCCCCaacgctggaagaaaaaaaaagagtccAAAACCCACCAAAGCATGACCGCGTTTGTTTAGTTCTGTATACCTACCACCACACTCTTTCTACACCGCTGTATTTACGCTCACGTGCAATACGGCTGTTGTACATTTGAAAGCGCGCGCTGCACACTGCTTTAATTTACGCGTGTTTCCTGCCGACCCCCGCGACTTTCCTACTGTTAGTTTGCCGTGTATTTCACGGTTGACGATTTTCCCCACTTCTTTCTTCCGTCCAAATGCGGTTTTGCCATTATACTAATCCACTTTTCGGTTTGGTGGTTGTTCTTTCAACCCCTTGCAGAACAGTTCTGTCGAAGGCGTGTACACGTCGTCCACGTCGCGAACGACGCACCCCTTCCGAGTGATCGAGGGCGATGCGCTCAGCATCCAGAGCATGACTTCGCTGGGGCGAGTTGGCCGGATCCTGGCGGGGAGCGTGAGCGTTGATGCCGGAGGTAAGCTCGCGGGATTCGAACTTGCAGCTAGAGGTCTAATGTCTGCTTTCTTGTAGCGTTGAGCGTGGGCAAAGACTCGCTGTACCTCGCCGGATCGACCTCTTCGGCGCCGCAGTCGCTCGTGGCGGTACCGGCTTCGTCCTCGCGGGAAACCCAGCTAAGCGGGAACTCCTCGGTGGCGTCCAGCAGTGGTAACGTGCCGCAGGCGGGTTTGGAAAGTTTGGCGGCTGCCACGACATCGACGAGGTATGACTCCGGTGGAGAAGCTGGTAATGGGCCGTCGTCGATGACGACGTCTACGGGAGGTAACGATGGCGAGTACCGGAGAAACATGAACGTTCCGTTGCAAGGTAGGTTCGCGGTACATCAAGGCTTCAATCAACATTAGTTAGAGAACATGAAATCGCACGAGTCATTATCTTATCATTTGAAACATCGCACGTCTTGAACCCCCTTCCAGAACCGGACGTGATCGCCAGCACCAAGCTAGCGCACTCGAAAACGACCGACAGCCTCACCTGCTCGGGACCGATCGCGCCTCCCCGACGGAAAAAGAAAACCCGCAAGCTGTCGAGCAGCTCGTCCGAGCAGTTCAACATGAACGAAGGGTTGCGGCTTCCCCCGGCGGACAGTTCCTCAACGGAGTTGACCGTGAAGTTACCGCCCGGGTCGATCGCCGCGATCGAGCGCAGCTCGGAGTCCGCCCCTACGGAACCGACGAGCGCGCTGGAGTCCATTACACGAGAGCTTGCGAGTTCCATCAACGGCTCCGTAGCGTCGGGTAAGGTTCCGGAACCGGTGGCGCCTCCGCCGTTCGTTGCGACCAGCTCGGAACAACCGACCCGCAAGCCGGTGACCGGCTCGATGGGTCGCATCTCGAACTCGCTCGGAAATTCGTCCAACTCAGTTAACTCGAAGCCGAGCCCGTCGAACAGTGTGAAGAGCAACTCGGCGCCGGCGCGGGTCAGCTCGATCGACCCGCACGGTCACGGGTTGAACATCTACAAGGCGATCAAGGGCCAGTACGTGGTGAAGCCGACGGATGGTGCATTTAACAAGGCCGAGGGTCCTTCGCGGGAGGAGATTGAACGCGTCGAGCGGATACGGCAGGAGATTATGGGCAATACGGCGTCGACGAGGGCTAGCCTGTCCGGGACGGGGACGAACAGCTTGGGCAGCGGCACGAGGTACAGCTCCTCGTTGGCCAAGCACATGCACCTGAAGGAGCGACGGAAATCGGCGGGCGATGAAGACATGTTCAAGCAGTTGAACATCTACGTCAAGACGAGGACGGACTCCGGCAAGCAGCTGACCGATATGGAGATCTTGGAGCAGATTCCGGTGAAGAACTTGGACACGGGGGAGAACTTTCCGCTTTCAGCGGTAGAGGAGAAGTTACCGCAGTGCATCAACCCGCTGTCACTGCACATCATGCGACTCACCAGTCATATCCCGGAGTCGGACGAGGAGTCGGTGGGTCCTCCACCCGGTTCGGAAGCTCCTCCAGGATACGACGAAGAGCTGGAGATCGAGGAAGAGGGCGGTCGGCTGAAGAAGAAAACCGCCAAGATCAAACGCTTCTTCCGATCTACGGCGAAAAAGACAGTCGACAAGGCGAAATCGATCGCGTCGGAAGTTTCGCACGCGAGGCACAAAGAGGACGTCGCGGACATCGAGGACGTCGTCAACCCGGAGCAGAACATCAAAATCAAGGCGTCCAGCACGAACAAGGGCCCGTACGAGTTTGCCAAGCTGCAGCACGTGCAAGACCTGTCCGGCGAGCACACCGGTGCCGTCTGGTGCATGAAGTTTAGCTCGTGCGGTCGCCTCTTAGCCACCGCCGGTCAGGATCGCGTCCTCCGAATCTGGGTCCTAAAAGACGCGTACCACTTCTTCCAGGACATGCGCACAAAGTACAACGCAGCCGACCAGAAGAGCTCCCCAACACCCTCCCAAGAATCGCTAGTCTCGCACCACTCCGCGGAAGAGGCCATTGCCCTGGCCATAGCCGCCGAGAAATCCCCCGGACCGTTCATGCCGCGCTCGTTCTG
Encoded here:
- the LOC6045617 gene encoding WD repeat-containing protein 44 isoform X1, producing the protein MASASESSDEFFDAEEIDDNIAPSLGGSGSKKRSPKTHTDQPQQPSEPEFRFPDAPPAPPAVPSSQGLPRPTTVPVQQLQPQQVLHHGRDENKFVEPQTYRGRQRFRDLRQCMQNDEDENPGNTLTPDSQNSSVEGVYTSSTSRTTHPFRVIEGDALSIQSMTSLGRVGRILAGSVSVDAGALSVGKDSLYLAGSTSSAPQSLVAVPASSSRETQLSGNSSVASSSGNVPQAGLESLAAATTSTRYDSGGEAGNGPSSMTTSTGGNDGEYRRNMNVPLQEPDVIASTKLAHSKTTDSLTCSGPIAPPRRKKKTRKLSSSSSEQFNMNEGLRLPPADSSSTELTVKLPPGSIAAIERSSESAPTEPTSALESITRELASSINGSVASGKVPEPVAPPPFVATSSEQPTRKPVTGSMGRISNSLGNSSNSVNSKPSPSNSVKSNSAPARVSSIDPHGHGLNIYKAIKGQYVVKPTDGAFNKAEGPSREEIERVERIRQEIMGNTASTRASLSGTGTNSLGSGTRYSSSLAKHMHLKERRKSAGDEDMFKQLNIYVKTRTDSGKQLTDMEILEQIPVKNLDTGENFPLSAVEEKLPQCINPLSLHIMRLTSHIPESDEESVGPPPGSEAPPGYDEELEIEEEGGRLKKKTAKIKRFFRSTAKKTVDKAKSIASEVSHARHKEDVADIEDVVNPEQNIKIKASSTNKGPYEFAKLQHVQDLSGEHTGAVWCMKFSSCGRLLATAGQDRVLRIWVLKDAYHFFQDMRTKYNAADQKSSPTPSQESLVSHHSAEEAIALAIAAEKSPGPFMPRSFCTYSGHTSDLLDVSWSKNYFILSSSMDKTVRLWHISRKECLCCFQHIDFVTAIAFHPRDDRYFLSGSLDGKLRLWNIPDKKVALWNEVDGQTKLITAANFCQNGKFAVVGSYDGRCLFYNTDQLKYHTQIHVRSTRGKNAIGRKISGIEPMPGEDKILVTSNDSRIRLYDLRDLNLSCKYKGYLNVSSQIKASFSHDGKYIISGSENQMIYIWKTHHDYAKLSSVRRDRSDFWEGIKAHNATVTCAIFAPHPEAIIKPEPDDEIAADNISITHPADPLVEQRKKGCGGYVLVSADFNGCIKVFINKTKPKHSSLPYTAILD
- the LOC6045617 gene encoding WD repeat-containing protein 44 isoform X2, producing the protein MASASESSDEFFDAEEIDDNIAPSLGGSGSKKRSPKTHTDQPQQPSEPEFRFPDAPPAPPAVPSSQGLPRPTTVPVQQLQPQQVLHHGRDENKFVEPQTNSSVEGVYTSSTSRTTHPFRVIEGDALSIQSMTSLGRVGRILAGSVSVDAGALSVGKDSLYLAGSTSSAPQSLVAVPASSSRETQLSGNSSVASSSGNVPQAGLESLAAATTSTRYDSGGEAGNGPSSMTTSTGGNDGEYRRNMNVPLQEPDVIASTKLAHSKTTDSLTCSGPIAPPRRKKKTRKLSSSSSEQFNMNEGLRLPPADSSSTELTVKLPPGSIAAIERSSESAPTEPTSALESITRELASSINGSVASGKVPEPVAPPPFVATSSEQPTRKPVTGSMGRISNSLGNSSNSVNSKPSPSNSVKSNSAPARVSSIDPHGHGLNIYKAIKGQYVVKPTDGAFNKAEGPSREEIERVERIRQEIMGNTASTRASLSGTGTNSLGSGTRYSSSLAKHMHLKERRKSAGDEDMFKQLNIYVKTRTDSGKQLTDMEILEQIPVKNLDTGENFPLSAVEEKLPQCINPLSLHIMRLTSHIPESDEESVGPPPGSEAPPGYDEELEIEEEGGRLKKKTAKIKRFFRSTAKKTVDKAKSIASEVSHARHKEDVADIEDVVNPEQNIKIKASSTNKGPYEFAKLQHVQDLSGEHTGAVWCMKFSSCGRLLATAGQDRVLRIWVLKDAYHFFQDMRTKYNAADQKSSPTPSQESLVSHHSAEEAIALAIAAEKSPGPFMPRSFCTYSGHTSDLLDVSWSKNYFILSSSMDKTVRLWHISRKECLCCFQHIDFVTAIAFHPRDDRYFLSGSLDGKLRLWNIPDKKVALWNEVDGQTKLITAANFCQNGKFAVVGSYDGRCLFYNTDQLKYHTQIHVRSTRGKNAIGRKISGIEPMPGEDKILVTSNDSRIRLYDLRDLNLSCKYKGYLNVSSQIKASFSHDGKYIISGSENQMIYIWKTHHDYAKLSSVRRDRSDFWEGIKAHNATVTCAIFAPHPEAIIKPEPDDEIAADNISITHPADPLVEQRKKGCGGYVLVSADFNGCIKVFINKTKPKHSSLPYTAILD